One Fuerstiella marisgermanici DNA window includes the following coding sequences:
- a CDS encoding M13 family metallopeptidase, translated as MRLHSIVLQFVLIGFTAACPAQDLFSGIDPDGFDHKVRPQDDLYQHVNGRWLLQTQIPGDKSNYGSFTALDDAARENIRTIIEDAAKNPTDENSRKVGDFYHSFMDTETIDQRGLKPLEGELKAISELNSKEGLFRHLGYLQTIGVGGPIGFFVSTDAKDSTRYLAAIVQSGTSLPDRDYYLEDDDKYVKARAALQNYIAKLFSLSGVPLADGHAKKIVELETKLAKAQWTRTELRDANKRYNKYDVSDLPNLTPELPWPVFFEAVGVPNLEEVNVLTPSFFEALETIGNETDLGVAKAYLTFHLLDSAAPILPEPFADAHFEFHRKELAGVPEQEPRWKRGVDATSGGGAGDFGVLGEVTGQLYVAKHFKPEAKQAMDELVANLMKAYETSIDDLTWMTDETKKKALEKLHKITPKIGYPEKWRDYSKLEIKPDDLIGNMKRSMQFEHQRMIDKLGKPVDKQVWGMTPQTVNAYYNPSKNEIVFPAAILQPPFFDATADDAVNYGGIGAVIGHEISHGFDDQGSKYDGDGNLKNWWTEEDEKSFKELTGRLVDQYAGYEALPGKTLNGELTLGENIADLSGMAIAYKAYILSLEGKKAPVIDGHTGPQRFFLGWAQIWRRLYREEELVRRLVVDPHSPSAFRGNGPVTNLDAFYEAFDVKPGDKLYKKPEDRIQIW; from the coding sequence ATGCGCCTTCACTCAATCGTGCTCCAGTTTGTCCTGATTGGTTTCACCGCCGCCTGTCCGGCTCAGGATCTTTTTTCCGGGATCGATCCGGACGGTTTCGACCACAAGGTACGACCTCAGGATGACCTGTATCAACATGTCAACGGACGTTGGTTGCTACAGACTCAGATCCCCGGCGACAAGTCGAACTATGGCTCCTTCACCGCTTTGGACGACGCCGCGCGTGAGAACATTCGGACCATCATCGAAGATGCGGCGAAGAACCCCACGGACGAAAACAGCCGCAAGGTGGGCGACTTCTATCACAGCTTCATGGACACCGAAACGATCGATCAACGCGGACTGAAGCCGCTCGAAGGAGAACTGAAAGCAATTTCCGAGCTGAACAGCAAAGAAGGCTTGTTCCGTCATCTTGGATATCTGCAGACAATCGGAGTCGGTGGCCCGATTGGCTTTTTTGTATCGACCGACGCGAAGGATTCAACACGCTACCTGGCCGCCATTGTGCAAAGCGGCACTTCGTTGCCCGACCGCGATTACTACCTCGAGGACGACGACAAATACGTGAAGGCTCGAGCCGCTTTACAGAACTACATTGCGAAGCTGTTTTCGCTTTCGGGCGTGCCGTTGGCCGACGGGCATGCCAAGAAAATTGTCGAACTCGAAACGAAACTTGCGAAGGCTCAGTGGACGCGAACCGAACTTCGCGACGCCAACAAACGGTACAACAAGTACGACGTTTCAGACCTTCCCAATCTGACGCCGGAACTTCCATGGCCAGTCTTCTTCGAAGCTGTTGGCGTGCCGAACCTGGAAGAAGTCAACGTACTCACTCCCAGCTTTTTTGAAGCTTTGGAAACGATCGGCAACGAAACTGATCTGGGAGTAGCCAAGGCTTATCTGACGTTTCATCTGCTCGACAGCGCTGCACCCATATTGCCGGAACCGTTTGCGGACGCTCATTTTGAATTCCACCGCAAAGAACTGGCCGGAGTTCCCGAACAGGAACCTCGCTGGAAACGCGGCGTCGATGCAACCAGCGGCGGCGGGGCCGGCGATTTTGGCGTGCTGGGCGAAGTGACAGGTCAGTTGTACGTTGCCAAACACTTCAAGCCGGAAGCCAAGCAGGCGATGGATGAACTGGTCGCCAATCTCATGAAGGCGTACGAAACCAGCATCGACGACCTCACGTGGATGACAGACGAAACGAAGAAGAAAGCGCTGGAGAAACTACACAAGATCACTCCCAAAATCGGCTACCCGGAAAAGTGGCGTGACTATTCCAAGCTGGAGATCAAGCCCGACGACTTGATCGGCAACATGAAACGATCGATGCAGTTCGAACATCAGCGGATGATCGACAAGCTTGGCAAGCCTGTCGACAAGCAGGTATGGGGCATGACACCTCAAACCGTGAATGCGTACTACAACCCCAGCAAGAACGAAATCGTCTTCCCGGCCGCCATCCTGCAGCCACCGTTCTTTGATGCGACCGCCGACGATGCCGTCAACTACGGTGGCATCGGAGCTGTCATTGGTCACGAAATCAGTCACGGCTTCGACGATCAGGGCAGCAAGTACGATGGGGACGGCAACCTCAAAAACTGGTGGACGGAAGAGGACGAAAAGTCGTTTAAGGAACTGACCGGTCGGCTTGTTGACCAATATGCGGGCTACGAAGCACTGCCCGGTAAGACTCTGAACGGCGAATTGACGCTGGGCGAAAACATCGCCGACCTGAGCGGCATGGCGATCGCGTACAAAGCCTACATCTTGTCGCTCGAGGGTAAGAAAGCACCCGTCATTGACGGCCACACGGGCCCACAGCGATTCTTCCTCGGCTGGGCTCAAATCTGGCGACGCCTGTACCGCGAAGAAGAACTCGTTCGACGGCTAGTTGTCGATCCGCATTCGCCGTCGGCTTTCCGAGGTAACGGGCCGGTCACCAATCTGGACGCCTTCTACGAAGCGTTCGACGTCAAGCCGGGCGACAAGCTGTACAAGAAGCCGGAGGACCGGATTCAGATTTGGTAA